Within Metabacillus sp. KUDC1714, the genomic segment TTTTCAGTGTTAACGTTGATTTTCGCTGTACCGAAAGAGATAGCTTTTTGGATATCGTGTGTTGGAATACCAGTACCACCGTGAAGTACTAATGGCATATCCGTTAGGTTAGCGATTTCTTCCATCTCTTTGTAGCCTAAGTTTGGTTCACCTTTGTACGGTCCATGAACAGAACCAAGTGCTGGTGCTAAGCAGTCAATACCAGTACGTTGTACAAGTTCATTACATTCTTGTGGATTTGCGTAAATTACGCCTTCTGCTATAACGTCATCTTCTTGTCCACCAACAGTTCCTAACTCAGCTTCAACAGAAACACCTTTTGAATGAGCATATTCAACAACTTGTTTCGTTGTTTCAACATTTTCTTCAAATGGGTGATGTGAAGCATCGATCATAACAGATGTAAATCCAGCATCAATTGCTTCTTTACACTTATCATAGCTTGAACCATGGTCAAGGTGAATCGCTACTGGTACAGTAACTTTGTAATCCTCAAGTAGACCTTCAACCATTTTTACAACAGTTTTAAATCCACCCATGTAGCGTGCTGCACCTTCAGAAACACCAAGAATAACTGGTGACTTCTCTTCTTGAGCTGCTTGTAGGATCGCTTGAGTGAACTCAAGATTATTTAAGTTAAATTGACCTACTGCATATCCTTTGTCTTTTGCTGTTTTCAGCATTTCTGTCATTGAAACTAAAGGCATGTCGAAAAATCCTCCTAATGAACCTTATTTTCTGATACAGAAAAGTATATCATACCTAGCTTGACCAGAATATTCACTAATATGTAGAGTCTGCATGATACTTTTCACATCTAATAGCATACCAATTTCTTCGAAAATCAGCAACAATTCGACAGATATTTGGGTAATATAATGTTTTAGTTCGTTTTTAATGGTAAATATTTCTTTACTGCATCACGAATTTCATCGATATCAAAAGGTTTAGCAAAATGTGTCAATGCACCTAAATCCTTCGCTTCTTGAATCATATCTAATTCCCCATAAGCCGTCATAATGATAACACGAATATCTTGGTCGACAACTTTCATTCGTTTTAAAATTTCAATCCCATCCATACCCGGGATTTTCATATCTAATAATACTAAGTCTGGGGAATGCTTTTCGACGATTTCTAAGGCTTGAAAACCGTTTGCTGCCTGAAATGTTTGATACCCCTCTTTTTGAAAAACCTCATTCAATAAAATTCGAATCCCATATTGATCGTCAACAATTAATATTTTTTCCTTCAACATATCATTACACCTCTTAGTTTATTTTTCCATACTTAACCCCAATGGCATTATGCCATCTTAAAAACGAAATAAATTTTGTGTTTTGCTTTAAGCACTAGACGGTACAAGCTAGCTCTGTACAAAGTTTATCAGCACTTTCTGTTCGTTACTTAATCTAGCTTGCTTCCTACTAACCCAGTTTAAGCAATCGGTACTAAAGACCGTAGCTTTTTAACCAATTAACTAGGGTTTTTCATTAACATTCGTCCACATTGTTGATTAAATTA encodes:
- a CDS encoding response regulator → MLKEKILIVDDQYGIRILLNEVFQKEGYQTFQAANGFQALEIVEKHSPDLVLLDMKIPGMDGIEILKRMKVVDQDIRVIIMTAYGELDMIQEAKDLGALTHFAKPFDIDEIRDAVKKYLPLKTN
- a CDS encoding class II fructose-bisphosphate aldolase encodes the protein MPLVSMTEMLKTAKDKGYAVGQFNLNNLEFTQAILQAAQEEKSPVILGVSEGAARYMGGFKTVVKMVEGLLEDYKVTVPVAIHLDHGSSYDKCKEAIDAGFTSVMIDASHHPFEENVETTKQVVEYAHSKGVSVEAELGTVGGQEDDVIAEGVIYANPQECNELVQRTGIDCLAPALGSVHGPYKGEPNLGYKEMEEIANLTDMPLVLHGGTGIPTHDIQKAISFGTAKINVNTENQIASAKAVRETLAAKPEEYDPRKYLGPARDAIKATVIGKMREFGSSNQA